The nucleotide window TTGTCAAAATATTACCTGTAGTTGCTCCAAGCAGACTATTTGTAGAGGCTACCTCTGTAGTTACTTCAAACTACTTGAGTAATAAACACTTGACTCCTTGAATAAACAACTGAAAAGTATCAATTACATTTGTCGACTCATCAAGGCCCAAGAAAAACCACTCAATCATTTGCTGTCTCATTTTTCAATTGATTATGACATCTGAGTATCCTTGAATTTTTGAGCAACTCTACTCCCCAAAAAGCTAATAATCTTAAACATCTTTGGACACATTTCTCTAGCTTCCGAAATCAAGCATAGTTTAATTAATTCACCATCAATAATACAGCCTTTTTTGCTTAGCTAACAAATAAGCCACTTGGAGGCTTACTATGGTTGAAGCCTTGTTTTTTATTcttgtgagaaaatatttggtgATGAGATATTTAGttttgaattttccagtttttcagaCTACAGCTTTAGCTGTGAGTTGGGAACATGGTGATGAATGCTTGGTCTGATAGTATGAACGTGTATTTTCTTTTAGCACAGTTAAGTAGTGCCATTGCATAATGAATTCAGTTTGTTCATCTCACAACAAAATAACCCATACCCTCCTATGCCTTTGAGGGTGACATTTGAAGTGCACTTTCACTTCATTTGAAATGAGAACGCATTGGTGATTTCTTAAAATGTCACAGTATGGTGATATGCATGGCACTTGAAATGCTGTCAGGTTGCATCACTGCAGCTTAGAAGGCACAGATCATCACCAGAGCAAAGCAGCGGGAGGGCCACATTCAGTCTCTCACATCTACTTGGCTCTGCCATTGAGGCAGAACAGCAGTCACAGACAATATGTAAGTGAAGCTGTATGACTGTATTGTAATAAAACTTGgtgaacactgaaatttgaatttcatgtactTTTTAGACATCACAAAACATCATCtcccttttgttaaaaaaaaaaacacaaaaagcaatctttaaaagtgtaaaaaaatcACTCTTAGATCTCAAGGAAAATATAGGCACCGGGGCTGATTTTGGCCCATGATCCATAGCTTGCTAATTCCTGACCTCCTTTTTTCCTAACATAACAGGGCTTTTTCAGGagtttttcttctatgaaattTTATTCATATGGGGTCTTAAAATTCACATCTTGACCTGCATTCTGGATTTTCACATAATTAAAAGTGTTCTACAGAACACATGCTaacttttgttttcaagattcatctcctttctccttttagaTTATTTTCCACTTGTTCATCAAGATGGAAAGCTCAGATTCTAACGATAAAGGAAGTGGTGATCAGTCTGCAGCACAGCGCAGAAGTCAGATGGACCGATTGGATCGGGAAGAAGCTTTCTATCAATTTGTAAATAACCTGAGTGAAGAAGATTATAGACTTATGAGGGATAACAATTTGCTAGGCACCCCAGGTATGCGATGTGTAaagatttatatatgtaaattgctggtcttttttttttttaacttgttttaaaaatctgtctcttCAGCCTTTATGAAGTGTCATTTTAATACAGGGGATGCCGAATGACATTTATTGCTGTACTTATTGCCTCATTCTGTTCACTCCTATTTGGAATTATCCTATATGACATCTTTTAGTTATGATTTACATTATGAATTTATAGTGAGCTGACTGAAAAAGTGGAACTgaacaatatttttgttttaactagCTTCATTTAATTTACTAGAGATAAATTTAAATGTGGAAGAGCTAATGAGAATGTAGATTCCTAGGACAACCTTTTTTTTGGGGCGGGGGGTCATCTCTGATTCCCAGATTATGTTCCAGTTGTAGTCCTCCAAAGCTGTCCTTGGGTAAATTTGTCAATTCAGAACTTTGTGTTTGGTTATTCTCTTTTGCCCAGTTAGGTCTCATTTGAACCTAATTAAAATTCATCATCTCTGGTGCTCCTCATTTCTGTTTAATTCTAACCTTTGcgttattatttaaattttgaaaggtAAGGTGTTAGCATGACTTTTAGAAGAGGGAGTGCGTTTTTAGCCAACAATACCAGACTTGAATCAGAATGCCTGAGTCGGTATTCTGGCCCTGCCATTTATTAATACAGCAGTCTCTCACTTAGTCTCCgtttccttgttttaaaatgcagatgataTCTACCTCCCAGAGTTTCAGTTTGAAAGAATGAGAAATCGCATGCAAAAGCATTAAGTGAACTGGAAAGAAACTTGCATAAATTGCCATGTCATGcccccaaagaaataaattttacccACGTTCCTACTCTTTTTGGTTTTCATCTCcgtttttatttgtaatttggcACACATTTCTAAACTATTTTCAGGTGAAAGTACTGAGGAAGAGTTGCTGAGAAGACTACAACAAATTAAAGAGGGCCCACCACCACAAAACTCAGATGAAAACAGAGGTATATTTTGCCttggggggtgggtagaggaTGGAACAGATAAGGAACTCCAGGAAAGGTCAGCTGAAGATTATCCAGAAACAGCACGGATTAATTTAGTACTAAGGAACTGTAAACAGAAAGGGAACTGGCATTTTCTTGGTATTTGGTGAGAATGtcaacatgttttttttttttctgcttcaccTTTGGGTTTGTATTTAATTGAGACATAGTGAGAAATGGCCTATTTAAATGTGCTggttattttcttgattttgcaCCTCTGCTGAAATTTCCTCCTACCTGCCAAATTACTTCTTCCTTACAAACATGCGCATTCTCCACCAGCGGAAAGAAATGCTGTATTCTCCAACCTGGTGGCTCTCAATGGGTTAtatgcccaccccacccccgcccaggagacgctggcaatgtctggagacatttttggctaTTGTCACAGCTCAGGGTTTGCTATGAGCATCTAGTGGGTGGAGGTCAGGGATCCTGACAAACATCCTAACATCCTAAAATTCACAGCAGCACAGCCCCCACAACAGAGAATTATCTGGCTCAAAATGGAAATAGCGCCACTGTTGAGAAACCCTGCTATTAATTTTAAGTAGGATTGTAGGGAATTTGACTGTCTGACATAGAGGTTATAATAACAGTTTGGTTCTGGAGCATGCCATTATATGCACCATGCTAGGTTCAGACTATTCATTTTTTATCTGGTTTCCAAtttcatgttaatttaaaatcttGGTAATACGAAGATTTCCTGAAATACTTTGGAACCAGTAGACCCTGTTTATATTTTTGCAGTGGCTGCAGTAGTCAGTCTTGTATTTTAAAAGTCCTGTATTATCAAAGACACTTAAGTCAAGATCCTAGAGGAAATGTTGTAGACTAACAAAAATGCGAAAAAATGTGACTTGAACAAAAATGCTAGCCCTGTACCCTAACTAATGTTTACCTTGTTTGGTTAATGTTTTGACAGTGGACTGAAAAATGTCTTCTGACAGTCCACGGTGGTCTCCTAGGCTCTGTATATGATAAAGTTCTGAAAATAGACTTCCTCcagaataccttttaaaaaaactttctctGAATTTCTCTAGGATTAGCTTGCTTTTTCAAAGTGAAATTGAAACCTTCCTGCCTTTACTTGCAAATATGTGTAGTGTAGTTCACAAAAGTCTTTAAATGTGAGGTCTGTTCAGAATCTTTGCTGTTTTTTAACACAGTTTCAGAGCACTGTTACATGATTGTCCTAATTTTAgtagttcctttttctccctctcccctccctgttttAAAAACAGGTGGAGACTCTTCAGATGATGTGTCCAATGGTGACTCTATAATAGACTGGCTTAACTCCGTCAGACAAACTGGAAATACAACAAGAAGTGGTCAAAGAGGAAACCAATCTTGGAGAGCAGTGAGCCGGACTAATCCAAACAGTGGTGATTTCAGATTCAGTTTAGAGATCAACGTTAACCGTAATAATGGGAGCCAAAATccagagaatgaaaatgaaccaTCTGCAAGACGTTCTGGTGGAGAAAATACAGACAACAGCAGCCAAAGGCAAGTGGAAAATCCACGATCTGAATCAACATCTGCAAGGCCATCTAGATCAGAACGAAATTCAACTGAGGCATTAACGGGAGAAGTCGCACCTACCAGAGGTCAGAGAAGGGCAAGAAGCAGGAGCCCAGACCATCGGAGAACCCGAGCGAGAGCTGAAAGAAGTAGGTCACCTCTGCATCCAATGAGTGAAATTCCACGGAGATCTCATCATAGTATCTCATCTCAGACTTTTGAGCATCCTTTGGTAAATGAGACTGAGGGAAGTTCTAGAACCCGACACCATGTGACATTGAGACAGCAAATAAGTGGACCTGATTTGCTAAGTAGAGGTCTTTTTGCAGCTTCTGGAACAAGAAATGCCTCACAAGGAGCAGGTTCTTCAGACACAACCAGCAGTGGTGAATCTGCAGGATCAGGACAGAGACCTCCAACCATAGTCCTTGATCTGCAAGTAAGAAGAGTTCGTCCTGGAGAATACCGGCAGAGAGATAGCATAGCTAGCAGAACTCGGTCAAGGTCTCAGACGCCAAACAATACTGTCACTTATGAAAGTGAACGAGGAGGTTTTAGGCGTACATTTTCACGTTCCGAACGGGCAGGTGTGAGAACCTATGTCAGTACCATCAGAATTCCAATTCGTAGAATCTTAAATACTGGTTTAAGTGAGACTACATCTGTTGCAATTCAGACCATGTTAAGGCAGATAATGACAGGTTTTGGTGAGTTAAGCTACTTTATGTACAGCGATAGTGATTCCGAGCCCAGTGGCTCAGTCTCAAGTCGAAATGTGGAAAGGGCAGAGTCACGGAATGGAAGAGGGGGTTCTGGTGGTAGTAGCAGTTCTGGTTCCAGTTCCAGTTCCAGTTCAAGTTCCAGTTCCAGTTCCAGTCCTAGTTCCAGTTCCAGTGGTGAAAGTTCAGAGACTAGCTCAGAGGTGTTTGAAGGCAGTAATGAAGGAAGCTCATCATCAGGCTCATCAGGTGCCAGACGAGAGGGTCGACACAGGGCCCCGGTAACATTTGATGAAAGTGGCTCTTTGCCCTTCCTTAGTCTGGCTCAGTTTTTCCTCTtaaatgaggatgatgatgacCAACCTAGAGGACTCACCAAAGAACAGATTGACAACTTGGCAATGAGAAGTTTTGGTGAAAACGATGCATTAAAAACCTGTAGTGTTTGCATTACAGAATACACTGAAGGCAACAAACTTCGTAAACTACCTTGTTCCCATGAGTACCATGTCCACTGCATCGATCGCTGGTTGTCTGAGAATTCTACCTGTCCTATTTGTCGCAGAGCAGTGTTAGCTTCTGGTAACAGAGAAAGCGTTGTGTAATTAAGTTCTGAACTCTCAGCTATGTAGCTGGTATAGTGATGGGCAAACAGGAATCACTTgctttctgcccactttttgagtGGTGCTTAAATGTAAAGTAGCAACCTGAATTGAGTCATTGCTTTCTGAGTGAATCATTGtcctttttccagtttctgttccagaataaaaggaaatatttaaaaagcaatgtttTAGGACATAAAAATCTGATTTCAGTACCAGTAATTGATATTACTGATGATTTGTCATATATGCTTATCAGTTTCTCCTTTGTTATCTTTAAAGATCTGCCTTAGCAATGGCTCTTTATCCATTTCACGTTGATCTTTAACATTTCCCACACCAtaggagaggggcaaaggaaaCTGCCAGTTTAGACTAAGTTACAGTACATGTTTCATAAGTGATTGCTTAAAGCTATACCATTCCCAGTTATTAGTTGGCACAAATTCAGCTAAATGCTGAATATCATTTGTTCACCTTTCAGATGAGGTGATATTggacatcagtgtaaataacacTAAGGTTAGGATCTTCTAAGTGTATAACTGTCTCCTAAGCCCATCACTGTGGCACACTGTAGAGTGAGCTTATAGTTTAATTGAGATATTTATCTTGTGGAAATATTAAAAAGCCTATGCTTGTGTAAGTGAAAAATcacattcatttgtttaaaaatgta belongs to Lutra lutra chromosome X, mLutLut1.2, whole genome shotgun sequence and includes:
- the RLIM gene encoding E3 ubiquitin-protein ligase RLIM isoform X2, with translation MESSDSNDKGSGDQSAAQRRSQMDRLDREEAFYQFVNNLSEEDYRLMRDNNLLGTPGESTEEELLRRLQQIKEGPPPQNSDENRGGDSSDDVSNGDSIIDWLNSVRQTGNTTRSGQRGNQSWRAVSRTNPNSGDFRFSLEINVNRNNGSQNPENENEPSARRSGGENTDNSSQRQVENPRSESTSARPSRSERNSTEALTGEVAPTRGQRRARSRSPDHRRTRARAERSRSPLHPMSEIPRRSHHSISSQTFEHPLVNETEGSSRTRHHVTLRQQISGPDLLSRGLFAASGTRNASQGAGSSDTTSSGESAGSGQRPPTIVLDLQVRRVRPGEYRQRDSIASRTRSRSQTPNNTVTYESERGGFRRTFSRSERAGVRTYVSTIRIPIRRILNTGLSETTSVAIQTMLRQIMTGFGELSYFMYSDSDSEPSGSVSSRNVERAESRNGRGGSGGSSSSGSSSSSSSSSSSSSSPSSSSSGESSETSSEVFEGSNEGSSSSGSSGARREGRHRAPVTFDESGSLPFLSLAQFFLLNEDDDDQPRGLTKEQIDNLAMRSFGENDALKTCSVCITEYTEGNKLRKLPCSHEYHVHCIDRWLSENSTCPICRRAVLASGNRESVV
- the RLIM gene encoding E3 ubiquitin-protein ligase RLIM isoform X1, producing the protein MESSDSNDKGSGDQSAAQRRSQMDRLDREEAFYQFVNNLSEEDYRLMRDNNLLGTPGESTEEELLRRLQQIKEGPPPQNSDENRVPFSPSPLPVLKTGGDSSDDVSNGDSIIDWLNSVRQTGNTTRSGQRGNQSWRAVSRTNPNSGDFRFSLEINVNRNNGSQNPENENEPSARRSGGENTDNSSQRQVENPRSESTSARPSRSERNSTEALTGEVAPTRGQRRARSRSPDHRRTRARAERSRSPLHPMSEIPRRSHHSISSQTFEHPLVNETEGSSRTRHHVTLRQQISGPDLLSRGLFAASGTRNASQGAGSSDTTSSGESAGSGQRPPTIVLDLQVRRVRPGEYRQRDSIASRTRSRSQTPNNTVTYESERGGFRRTFSRSERAGVRTYVSTIRIPIRRILNTGLSETTSVAIQTMLRQIMTGFGELSYFMYSDSDSEPSGSVSSRNVERAESRNGRGGSGGSSSSGSSSSSSSSSSSSSSPSSSSSGESSETSSEVFEGSNEGSSSSGSSGARREGRHRAPVTFDESGSLPFLSLAQFFLLNEDDDDQPRGLTKEQIDNLAMRSFGENDALKTCSVCITEYTEGNKLRKLPCSHEYHVHCIDRWLSENSTCPICRRAVLASGNRESVV